The following proteins are co-located in the Apis mellifera strain DH4 linkage group LG9, Amel_HAv3.1, whole genome shotgun sequence genome:
- the LOC409001 gene encoding disheveled-associated activator of morphogenesis 1 isoform X2: protein MDTVLEKMGKLNLRIPSCPVKSPQPLKEFVGRCQTMPSRVKKSFCGCLQDDEPPEITYCVVEHTGTLTLQAMTPTLPMPAEEELNKMFLELVDELDLTQANRQAVLALPANKKWQIYCSRKGNGTLENGGLRTTDLSGDPEDYINRLRTIASSPFPEEGEEVSNQMRQTEALKTALRTQPHSFVLRFIELDGLNALLQVLGTMDAEAANSNLHTSVIGCLKALMNNSNGRAHVLAHPTAINTISQSLATENIKTKISVLEILGAVCLVPGGHRKVLEAMLHFQQYHSERTRFQSIINDLDKNFGIYKDNLSLKTAIMSFINAVLNYGPGQVTLEFRLHLRYELLMLGIQPIIEKLRKYENETLDRHLDFFEMVRNEDEKELARKFEKEHVDTKSATAMFDLLRRKLSHTAAYPHLLSLLEHCLLLPLDYGSHPQHWLLFDRIVQQIVLQSEGNDTGVTRNPDVAPIEINVKEIVHLLAKEEELVAARKKAEELERENSDMSTRLAKKEQELDLRTQEKEDIEASLARVKERLEKETSMHIETKQRISELQDNLETLSRQINNEKSERKRLEQLVASGSLPDDAKATIKIVEDEVLEKVEAKPMPPPPPPPPLAPPPPPCLMPAAPPPMKVEIIKNVPQPSNPLKSFNWSKIPEQKLQGTIWSELDDTKLYNVMDLESIDKIFCAYQKNGVSAEGSIEDLRTLGKNKKTMSVIDSRRAQNCTILLSKLKMSDNEITRTILSMDQQNILHIDMVEQLLKYIPSSEEAALLDMHQKELQSRADCFLYQISKVPHYEQRLRSLHYKKKFAASIAELTPRMRAVLEASRQVARSRRLRKLLELVLALGNYVNRGNARGNACGFRLASLNRLVDTKSSCSKGTTLLHYLVQILESRFREVLDIEEDMPHVRTAARVSMADLQKEVANLKNGLQDVQREIEFHRGQSQVLQGDMFLPAMRDFQAQATCRLAEAEDLFQDMKTRFDRAVRLFGEDSAGVQPDEFFGIFENFLQALAEARQDVENMRKKIEEEERRAKQEQELRKRTMERKNSREGILNSISLSKKNEANSNGQNDNKGEFDDLISALRTGDVFGEDIAKFKRSKRRPVTPSGQESRRHSAHREDSRERH from the exons ATGGACACCGTATTGGAGAAGATGGGCAAGCTGAATTTG AGGATTCCGAGCTGTCCGGTGAAGAGTCCACAGCCCTTGAAGGAATTTGTGGGTCGCTGTCAGACGATGCCATCGCGAGTGAAAAAGTCCTTCTGCGGTTGCCTTCAG GATGACGAGCCACCGGAAATCACGTATTGCGTTGTGGAGCACACGGGTACGCTCACGCTTCAAGCGATGACGCCCACCCTGCCGATGCCCGCCGAGGAGGAATTGAACAAGATGTTCCTCGAATTGGTGGACGAGTTGGACCTGACCCAGGCCAACCGGCAGGCGGTTCTGGCACTTCCGGCCAACAAAAAGTGGCAGATATACTGCTCCAGAAAAGGCAACGGCACGCTGGAGAACGGTGGGCTCAGGACCACCGACCTGAGCGGGGATCCGGAAGATTACATCAACAGGCTGAGGACGATAGCTAGC agTCCTTTTCCGGAAGAGGGCGAGGAAGTCTCTAACCAAATGCGCCAGACCGAAGCCCTGAAGACCGCTCTGAGAACGCAGCCGCACAGTTTCGTCCTGAGATTCATAGAGCTGGATGGATTGAACGCTCTGTTGCAAGTCCTTGGAACAATGGACGCGGAAGCAGCGAACAGCAATCTGCACACGAGCGTGATAGGATGTTTGAAGGCGTTGATGAACAATTCG AACGGGAGAGCGCACGTATTGGCCCACCCTACCGCCATTAACACGATATCTCAGTCGCTGGCGACTGAAAACATTAAGACGAAGATATCGGTGTTGGAAATTCTGGGCGCAGTCTGCCTGGTCCCAGGTGGTCATCGGAAGGTCCTCGAAGCGATGCTCCATTTCCAGCAGTATCACTCGGAAAGAACGCGTTTCCAAAGTATTATAAACGACTTGGACAAGAATTTCGGCATCTACAAGGACAATCTGTCTCTAAAAACAGCAATTATGTCGTTCATCAATGCGGTGCTGAATTATGGGCCAGGTCAGGTGACGTTGGAGTTTAGGCTGCACCTGAGATACGAGCTGTTGATGCTTGGTATACAGCCGATCATCGAGAAGCTGAGGAAGTACGAGAACGAGACGTTGGACAGACATCTGGATTTCTTCGAGATGGTGAGGAACGAGGACGAGAAAGAGTTGGCCAGGAAGTTCGAGAAGGAACACGTGGACACGAAGAGCGCCACGGCGATGTTCGATCTGTTGAGAAGGAAGCTCAGCCACACTGCGGCCTATCCTCACCTATTGAGTCTTCTCGAACATTGCCTTTTATTGCCTC TCGATTATGGCTCTCATCCTCAACACTGGCTGTTGTTCGACCGGATCGTGCAACAGATCGTTCTTCAGTCGGAAGGTAACGACACAGGTGTGACGAGGAATCCCGATGTGGCGCCGATCGAGATCAACGTGAAGGAGATCGTCCACCTGCTCGCTAAGGAAGAAGAACTCGTCGCAGCTAGGAAGAAGGCCGAGGAGTTGGAGCGAGAAAACTCGGACATGTCGACGAGATTGGCCAAGAAGGAACAGGAGTTGGATCTGAGAACGCAGGAGAAA GAAGACATCGAGGCCAGCTTGGCAAGGGTGAAAGAACGGCTCGAGAAAGAGACGTCGATGCACATAGAGACGAAACAGAGGATCTCGGAATTGCAAGACAACCTCGAGACCCTGTCGCGGCAGATAAACAACGAAAAATCGGAGAGGAAGAGGTTGGAGCAATTGGTAGCCTCGGGCAGTTTGCCGGACGATGCCAAAGCGACCATTAAGATCGTGGAGGACGAAGTTCTGGAGAAAGTCGAGGCCAAGCCAATGCCGCCGCCACCTCCACCCCCACCCTTGGCACCTCCGCCACCTCCTTGCTTGATGCCTGCAGCTCCCCCTCCAATGAAG GTGGAGATAATCAAGAATGTTCCTCAACCGAGCAACCCTCTCAAGTCCTTCAATTGGTCCAAGATCCCCGAGCAGAAGTTGCAGGGCACCATATGGTCGGAACTCGACGACACGAAACTGTACAACGTCATGGATCTCGAGTCGATCGACAAAATCTTCTGTGCTTATCAAAAGAACGGAGTGTCCGCGGAAGGTTCGATCGAGGATCTGCGAACCTTAGGCAAGAACAAGAAGACAATGTCGGTCATCGATTCGAGGAGAGCTCAGAACTGTACGATCTTGTtgtcgaaattgaaaatgtcCGACAACGAAATCACAAGAACGATCCTCTCCATGGACCAGCAGAATATTCTGCACATAGACATGGTCGAAcaattgttgaaatatattccatCCTCGGAGGAGGCTGCTCTCTTGGACATGCATCAGAAAGAGCTTCAAAGCAGGGCTGATTGTTTCCTTTACCAAATATCCAA AGTGCCGCACTACGAGCAAAGACTACGATCTCTTCActacaaaaagaaattcgcCGCGAGTATCGCGGAATTGACGCCTAGAATGCGCGCTGTCCTCGAAGCTAGTCGACAAGTGGCCAGATCCCGGCGGCTCAGAAAGCTCCTCGAACTCGTTCTGGCTTTAGGGAATTACGTGAATCGCGGCAATGCCCGTGGGAACGCTTGCGGCTTCCGCCTAGCCTCCTTGAACCGTCTAGTCGATACCAAGTCCTCTTGCTCCAAGGGCACAACTTTGTTGCACTATTTGGTCCAGATCCTCGAGTCCAGGTTTAGAGAGGTATTGGATATCGAGGAGGACATGCCGCACGTTCGAACCGCGGCTAGAGTCAGTATGGCTGACCTGCAAAAAGAGGTGGCCAACTTGAAGAACGGCCTTCAGGATGTTCAAAGGGAAATAG aATTCCATCGTGGCCAATCTCAGGTGCTTCAGGGAGACATGTTCTTGCCAGCGATGAGAGACTTTCAGGCGCAGGCTACGTGCAGGCTGGCGGAAGCTGAGGACCTGTTCCAGGACATGAAGACCAGA TTCGATCGAGCAGTAAGATTGTTCGGCGAGGATTCGGCAGGCGTGCAACCGGACGAGTTCTTCGGGATATTCGAGAACTTTTTGCAAGCGTTAGCCGAGGCGAGGCAAGACGTGGAGAACATGAGGAAGAAGATAGAGGAGGAAGAGCGTAGGGCAAAGCAGGAGCAAGAA CTTCGAAAAAGAACGATGGAGAGAAAGAATTCTCGCGAGGGAATATTGAACAGCATCTCGTTGAGCAAGAAGAACGAGGCCAACAGCAATGGTCAGAACGACAATAAAGGAGAATTCGACGACTTGATATCGGCTCTTCGAACAGGTGACGTGTTCGGGGAGGATATAGCGAAGTTCAAACGATCGAAGCGTCGACCGGTGACACCAAGCGGTCAAGAATCGCGTAGACATAGCGCGCATAGGGAAGATTCCAGAGAGAGACATTGA
- the LOC409001 gene encoding disheveled-associated activator of morphogenesis 1 isoform X1 codes for MTDRHDEAIESCPEPGQDGGWSKFFARIPSCPVKSPQPLKEFVGRCQTMPSRVKKSFCGCLQDDEPPEITYCVVEHTGTLTLQAMTPTLPMPAEEELNKMFLELVDELDLTQANRQAVLALPANKKWQIYCSRKGNGTLENGGLRTTDLSGDPEDYINRLRTIASSPFPEEGEEVSNQMRQTEALKTALRTQPHSFVLRFIELDGLNALLQVLGTMDAEAANSNLHTSVIGCLKALMNNSNGRAHVLAHPTAINTISQSLATENIKTKISVLEILGAVCLVPGGHRKVLEAMLHFQQYHSERTRFQSIINDLDKNFGIYKDNLSLKTAIMSFINAVLNYGPGQVTLEFRLHLRYELLMLGIQPIIEKLRKYENETLDRHLDFFEMVRNEDEKELARKFEKEHVDTKSATAMFDLLRRKLSHTAAYPHLLSLLEHCLLLPLDYGSHPQHWLLFDRIVQQIVLQSEGNDTGVTRNPDVAPIEINVKEIVHLLAKEEELVAARKKAEELERENSDMSTRLAKKEQELDLRTQEKEDIEASLARVKERLEKETSMHIETKQRISELQDNLETLSRQINNEKSERKRLEQLVASGSLPDDAKATIKIVEDEVLEKVEAKPMPPPPPPPPLAPPPPPCLMPAAPPPMKVEIIKNVPQPSNPLKSFNWSKIPEQKLQGTIWSELDDTKLYNVMDLESIDKIFCAYQKNGVSAEGSIEDLRTLGKNKKTMSVIDSRRAQNCTILLSKLKMSDNEITRTILSMDQQNILHIDMVEQLLKYIPSSEEAALLDMHQKELQSRADCFLYQISKVPHYEQRLRSLHYKKKFAASIAELTPRMRAVLEASRQVARSRRLRKLLELVLALGNYVNRGNARGNACGFRLASLNRLVDTKSSCSKGTTLLHYLVQILESRFREVLDIEEDMPHVRTAARVSMADLQKEVANLKNGLQDVQREIEFHRGQSQVLQGDMFLPAMRDFQAQATCRLAEAEDLFQDMKTRFDRAVRLFGEDSAGVQPDEFFGIFENFLQALAEARQDVENMRKKIEEEERRAKQEQELRKRTMERKNSREGILNSISLSKKNEANSNGQNDNKGEFDDLISALRTGDVFGEDIAKFKRSKRRPVTPSGQESRRHSAHREDSRERH; via the exons ATGACGGATCGGCATGACGAGGCCATCGAATCCTGTCCGGAACCAGGACAGGATGGAGGATGGTCGAAATTCTTCGCG AGGATTCCGAGCTGTCCGGTGAAGAGTCCACAGCCCTTGAAGGAATTTGTGGGTCGCTGTCAGACGATGCCATCGCGAGTGAAAAAGTCCTTCTGCGGTTGCCTTCAG GATGACGAGCCACCGGAAATCACGTATTGCGTTGTGGAGCACACGGGTACGCTCACGCTTCAAGCGATGACGCCCACCCTGCCGATGCCCGCCGAGGAGGAATTGAACAAGATGTTCCTCGAATTGGTGGACGAGTTGGACCTGACCCAGGCCAACCGGCAGGCGGTTCTGGCACTTCCGGCCAACAAAAAGTGGCAGATATACTGCTCCAGAAAAGGCAACGGCACGCTGGAGAACGGTGGGCTCAGGACCACCGACCTGAGCGGGGATCCGGAAGATTACATCAACAGGCTGAGGACGATAGCTAGC agTCCTTTTCCGGAAGAGGGCGAGGAAGTCTCTAACCAAATGCGCCAGACCGAAGCCCTGAAGACCGCTCTGAGAACGCAGCCGCACAGTTTCGTCCTGAGATTCATAGAGCTGGATGGATTGAACGCTCTGTTGCAAGTCCTTGGAACAATGGACGCGGAAGCAGCGAACAGCAATCTGCACACGAGCGTGATAGGATGTTTGAAGGCGTTGATGAACAATTCG AACGGGAGAGCGCACGTATTGGCCCACCCTACCGCCATTAACACGATATCTCAGTCGCTGGCGACTGAAAACATTAAGACGAAGATATCGGTGTTGGAAATTCTGGGCGCAGTCTGCCTGGTCCCAGGTGGTCATCGGAAGGTCCTCGAAGCGATGCTCCATTTCCAGCAGTATCACTCGGAAAGAACGCGTTTCCAAAGTATTATAAACGACTTGGACAAGAATTTCGGCATCTACAAGGACAATCTGTCTCTAAAAACAGCAATTATGTCGTTCATCAATGCGGTGCTGAATTATGGGCCAGGTCAGGTGACGTTGGAGTTTAGGCTGCACCTGAGATACGAGCTGTTGATGCTTGGTATACAGCCGATCATCGAGAAGCTGAGGAAGTACGAGAACGAGACGTTGGACAGACATCTGGATTTCTTCGAGATGGTGAGGAACGAGGACGAGAAAGAGTTGGCCAGGAAGTTCGAGAAGGAACACGTGGACACGAAGAGCGCCACGGCGATGTTCGATCTGTTGAGAAGGAAGCTCAGCCACACTGCGGCCTATCCTCACCTATTGAGTCTTCTCGAACATTGCCTTTTATTGCCTC TCGATTATGGCTCTCATCCTCAACACTGGCTGTTGTTCGACCGGATCGTGCAACAGATCGTTCTTCAGTCGGAAGGTAACGACACAGGTGTGACGAGGAATCCCGATGTGGCGCCGATCGAGATCAACGTGAAGGAGATCGTCCACCTGCTCGCTAAGGAAGAAGAACTCGTCGCAGCTAGGAAGAAGGCCGAGGAGTTGGAGCGAGAAAACTCGGACATGTCGACGAGATTGGCCAAGAAGGAACAGGAGTTGGATCTGAGAACGCAGGAGAAA GAAGACATCGAGGCCAGCTTGGCAAGGGTGAAAGAACGGCTCGAGAAAGAGACGTCGATGCACATAGAGACGAAACAGAGGATCTCGGAATTGCAAGACAACCTCGAGACCCTGTCGCGGCAGATAAACAACGAAAAATCGGAGAGGAAGAGGTTGGAGCAATTGGTAGCCTCGGGCAGTTTGCCGGACGATGCCAAAGCGACCATTAAGATCGTGGAGGACGAAGTTCTGGAGAAAGTCGAGGCCAAGCCAATGCCGCCGCCACCTCCACCCCCACCCTTGGCACCTCCGCCACCTCCTTGCTTGATGCCTGCAGCTCCCCCTCCAATGAAG GTGGAGATAATCAAGAATGTTCCTCAACCGAGCAACCCTCTCAAGTCCTTCAATTGGTCCAAGATCCCCGAGCAGAAGTTGCAGGGCACCATATGGTCGGAACTCGACGACACGAAACTGTACAACGTCATGGATCTCGAGTCGATCGACAAAATCTTCTGTGCTTATCAAAAGAACGGAGTGTCCGCGGAAGGTTCGATCGAGGATCTGCGAACCTTAGGCAAGAACAAGAAGACAATGTCGGTCATCGATTCGAGGAGAGCTCAGAACTGTACGATCTTGTtgtcgaaattgaaaatgtcCGACAACGAAATCACAAGAACGATCCTCTCCATGGACCAGCAGAATATTCTGCACATAGACATGGTCGAAcaattgttgaaatatattccatCCTCGGAGGAGGCTGCTCTCTTGGACATGCATCAGAAAGAGCTTCAAAGCAGGGCTGATTGTTTCCTTTACCAAATATCCAA AGTGCCGCACTACGAGCAAAGACTACGATCTCTTCActacaaaaagaaattcgcCGCGAGTATCGCGGAATTGACGCCTAGAATGCGCGCTGTCCTCGAAGCTAGTCGACAAGTGGCCAGATCCCGGCGGCTCAGAAAGCTCCTCGAACTCGTTCTGGCTTTAGGGAATTACGTGAATCGCGGCAATGCCCGTGGGAACGCTTGCGGCTTCCGCCTAGCCTCCTTGAACCGTCTAGTCGATACCAAGTCCTCTTGCTCCAAGGGCACAACTTTGTTGCACTATTTGGTCCAGATCCTCGAGTCCAGGTTTAGAGAGGTATTGGATATCGAGGAGGACATGCCGCACGTTCGAACCGCGGCTAGAGTCAGTATGGCTGACCTGCAAAAAGAGGTGGCCAACTTGAAGAACGGCCTTCAGGATGTTCAAAGGGAAATAG aATTCCATCGTGGCCAATCTCAGGTGCTTCAGGGAGACATGTTCTTGCCAGCGATGAGAGACTTTCAGGCGCAGGCTACGTGCAGGCTGGCGGAAGCTGAGGACCTGTTCCAGGACATGAAGACCAGA TTCGATCGAGCAGTAAGATTGTTCGGCGAGGATTCGGCAGGCGTGCAACCGGACGAGTTCTTCGGGATATTCGAGAACTTTTTGCAAGCGTTAGCCGAGGCGAGGCAAGACGTGGAGAACATGAGGAAGAAGATAGAGGAGGAAGAGCGTAGGGCAAAGCAGGAGCAAGAA CTTCGAAAAAGAACGATGGAGAGAAAGAATTCTCGCGAGGGAATATTGAACAGCATCTCGTTGAGCAAGAAGAACGAGGCCAACAGCAATGGTCAGAACGACAATAAAGGAGAATTCGACGACTTGATATCGGCTCTTCGAACAGGTGACGTGTTCGGGGAGGATATAGCGAAGTTCAAACGATCGAAGCGTCGACCGGTGACACCAAGCGGTCAAGAATCGCGTAGACATAGCGCGCATAGGGAAGATTCCAGAGAGAGACATTGA
- the LOC409001 gene encoding disheveled-associated activator of morphogenesis 1 isoform X3 encodes MPSRVKKSFCGCLQDDEPPEITYCVVEHTGTLTLQAMTPTLPMPAEEELNKMFLELVDELDLTQANRQAVLALPANKKWQIYCSRKGNGTLENGGLRTTDLSGDPEDYINRLRTIASSPFPEEGEEVSNQMRQTEALKTALRTQPHSFVLRFIELDGLNALLQVLGTMDAEAANSNLHTSVIGCLKALMNNSNGRAHVLAHPTAINTISQSLATENIKTKISVLEILGAVCLVPGGHRKVLEAMLHFQQYHSERTRFQSIINDLDKNFGIYKDNLSLKTAIMSFINAVLNYGPGQVTLEFRLHLRYELLMLGIQPIIEKLRKYENETLDRHLDFFEMVRNEDEKELARKFEKEHVDTKSATAMFDLLRRKLSHTAAYPHLLSLLEHCLLLPLDYGSHPQHWLLFDRIVQQIVLQSEGNDTGVTRNPDVAPIEINVKEIVHLLAKEEELVAARKKAEELERENSDMSTRLAKKEQELDLRTQEKEDIEASLARVKERLEKETSMHIETKQRISELQDNLETLSRQINNEKSERKRLEQLVASGSLPDDAKATIKIVEDEVLEKVEAKPMPPPPPPPPLAPPPPPCLMPAAPPPMKVEIIKNVPQPSNPLKSFNWSKIPEQKLQGTIWSELDDTKLYNVMDLESIDKIFCAYQKNGVSAEGSIEDLRTLGKNKKTMSVIDSRRAQNCTILLSKLKMSDNEITRTILSMDQQNILHIDMVEQLLKYIPSSEEAALLDMHQKELQSRADCFLYQISKVPHYEQRLRSLHYKKKFAASIAELTPRMRAVLEASRQVARSRRLRKLLELVLALGNYVNRGNARGNACGFRLASLNRLVDTKSSCSKGTTLLHYLVQILESRFREVLDIEEDMPHVRTAARVSMADLQKEVANLKNGLQDVQREIEFHRGQSQVLQGDMFLPAMRDFQAQATCRLAEAEDLFQDMKTRFDRAVRLFGEDSAGVQPDEFFGIFENFLQALAEARQDVENMRKKIEEEERRAKQEQELRKRTMERKNSREGILNSISLSKKNEANSNGQNDNKGEFDDLISALRTGDVFGEDIAKFKRSKRRPVTPSGQESRRHSAHREDSRERH; translated from the exons ATGCCATCGCGAGTGAAAAAGTCCTTCTGCGGTTGCCTTCAG GATGACGAGCCACCGGAAATCACGTATTGCGTTGTGGAGCACACGGGTACGCTCACGCTTCAAGCGATGACGCCCACCCTGCCGATGCCCGCCGAGGAGGAATTGAACAAGATGTTCCTCGAATTGGTGGACGAGTTGGACCTGACCCAGGCCAACCGGCAGGCGGTTCTGGCACTTCCGGCCAACAAAAAGTGGCAGATATACTGCTCCAGAAAAGGCAACGGCACGCTGGAGAACGGTGGGCTCAGGACCACCGACCTGAGCGGGGATCCGGAAGATTACATCAACAGGCTGAGGACGATAGCTAGC agTCCTTTTCCGGAAGAGGGCGAGGAAGTCTCTAACCAAATGCGCCAGACCGAAGCCCTGAAGACCGCTCTGAGAACGCAGCCGCACAGTTTCGTCCTGAGATTCATAGAGCTGGATGGATTGAACGCTCTGTTGCAAGTCCTTGGAACAATGGACGCGGAAGCAGCGAACAGCAATCTGCACACGAGCGTGATAGGATGTTTGAAGGCGTTGATGAACAATTCG AACGGGAGAGCGCACGTATTGGCCCACCCTACCGCCATTAACACGATATCTCAGTCGCTGGCGACTGAAAACATTAAGACGAAGATATCGGTGTTGGAAATTCTGGGCGCAGTCTGCCTGGTCCCAGGTGGTCATCGGAAGGTCCTCGAAGCGATGCTCCATTTCCAGCAGTATCACTCGGAAAGAACGCGTTTCCAAAGTATTATAAACGACTTGGACAAGAATTTCGGCATCTACAAGGACAATCTGTCTCTAAAAACAGCAATTATGTCGTTCATCAATGCGGTGCTGAATTATGGGCCAGGTCAGGTGACGTTGGAGTTTAGGCTGCACCTGAGATACGAGCTGTTGATGCTTGGTATACAGCCGATCATCGAGAAGCTGAGGAAGTACGAGAACGAGACGTTGGACAGACATCTGGATTTCTTCGAGATGGTGAGGAACGAGGACGAGAAAGAGTTGGCCAGGAAGTTCGAGAAGGAACACGTGGACACGAAGAGCGCCACGGCGATGTTCGATCTGTTGAGAAGGAAGCTCAGCCACACTGCGGCCTATCCTCACCTATTGAGTCTTCTCGAACATTGCCTTTTATTGCCTC TCGATTATGGCTCTCATCCTCAACACTGGCTGTTGTTCGACCGGATCGTGCAACAGATCGTTCTTCAGTCGGAAGGTAACGACACAGGTGTGACGAGGAATCCCGATGTGGCGCCGATCGAGATCAACGTGAAGGAGATCGTCCACCTGCTCGCTAAGGAAGAAGAACTCGTCGCAGCTAGGAAGAAGGCCGAGGAGTTGGAGCGAGAAAACTCGGACATGTCGACGAGATTGGCCAAGAAGGAACAGGAGTTGGATCTGAGAACGCAGGAGAAA GAAGACATCGAGGCCAGCTTGGCAAGGGTGAAAGAACGGCTCGAGAAAGAGACGTCGATGCACATAGAGACGAAACAGAGGATCTCGGAATTGCAAGACAACCTCGAGACCCTGTCGCGGCAGATAAACAACGAAAAATCGGAGAGGAAGAGGTTGGAGCAATTGGTAGCCTCGGGCAGTTTGCCGGACGATGCCAAAGCGACCATTAAGATCGTGGAGGACGAAGTTCTGGAGAAAGTCGAGGCCAAGCCAATGCCGCCGCCACCTCCACCCCCACCCTTGGCACCTCCGCCACCTCCTTGCTTGATGCCTGCAGCTCCCCCTCCAATGAAG GTGGAGATAATCAAGAATGTTCCTCAACCGAGCAACCCTCTCAAGTCCTTCAATTGGTCCAAGATCCCCGAGCAGAAGTTGCAGGGCACCATATGGTCGGAACTCGACGACACGAAACTGTACAACGTCATGGATCTCGAGTCGATCGACAAAATCTTCTGTGCTTATCAAAAGAACGGAGTGTCCGCGGAAGGTTCGATCGAGGATCTGCGAACCTTAGGCAAGAACAAGAAGACAATGTCGGTCATCGATTCGAGGAGAGCTCAGAACTGTACGATCTTGTtgtcgaaattgaaaatgtcCGACAACGAAATCACAAGAACGATCCTCTCCATGGACCAGCAGAATATTCTGCACATAGACATGGTCGAAcaattgttgaaatatattccatCCTCGGAGGAGGCTGCTCTCTTGGACATGCATCAGAAAGAGCTTCAAAGCAGGGCTGATTGTTTCCTTTACCAAATATCCAA AGTGCCGCACTACGAGCAAAGACTACGATCTCTTCActacaaaaagaaattcgcCGCGAGTATCGCGGAATTGACGCCTAGAATGCGCGCTGTCCTCGAAGCTAGTCGACAAGTGGCCAGATCCCGGCGGCTCAGAAAGCTCCTCGAACTCGTTCTGGCTTTAGGGAATTACGTGAATCGCGGCAATGCCCGTGGGAACGCTTGCGGCTTCCGCCTAGCCTCCTTGAACCGTCTAGTCGATACCAAGTCCTCTTGCTCCAAGGGCACAACTTTGTTGCACTATTTGGTCCAGATCCTCGAGTCCAGGTTTAGAGAGGTATTGGATATCGAGGAGGACATGCCGCACGTTCGAACCGCGGCTAGAGTCAGTATGGCTGACCTGCAAAAAGAGGTGGCCAACTTGAAGAACGGCCTTCAGGATGTTCAAAGGGAAATAG aATTCCATCGTGGCCAATCTCAGGTGCTTCAGGGAGACATGTTCTTGCCAGCGATGAGAGACTTTCAGGCGCAGGCTACGTGCAGGCTGGCGGAAGCTGAGGACCTGTTCCAGGACATGAAGACCAGA TTCGATCGAGCAGTAAGATTGTTCGGCGAGGATTCGGCAGGCGTGCAACCGGACGAGTTCTTCGGGATATTCGAGAACTTTTTGCAAGCGTTAGCCGAGGCGAGGCAAGACGTGGAGAACATGAGGAAGAAGATAGAGGAGGAAGAGCGTAGGGCAAAGCAGGAGCAAGAA CTTCGAAAAAGAACGATGGAGAGAAAGAATTCTCGCGAGGGAATATTGAACAGCATCTCGTTGAGCAAGAAGAACGAGGCCAACAGCAATGGTCAGAACGACAATAAAGGAGAATTCGACGACTTGATATCGGCTCTTCGAACAGGTGACGTGTTCGGGGAGGATATAGCGAAGTTCAAACGATCGAAGCGTCGACCGGTGACACCAAGCGGTCAAGAATCGCGTAGACATAGCGCGCATAGGGAAGATTCCAGAGAGAGACATTGA